The following proteins are encoded in a genomic region of Arachis ipaensis cultivar K30076 chromosome B02, Araip1.1, whole genome shotgun sequence:
- the LOC107625035 gene encoding protein CUP-SHAPED COTYLEDON 3 has protein sequence MGLRDIGASLPPGFRFYPSDEELVLHYLYKKITNEEVLKGTLMEIDLHTCEPWQLPEVAKLNANEWYFFSFRDRKYATGFRTNRATTSGYWKATGKDRTVLDPLTREVVGMRKTLVFYKNRAPNGIKTGWIMHEFRLETPHMPPKEDWVLCRVFHKGKTDNSAKLSPQFMYEATPSSLTLASSSSSPPTNQTNCNNLHVIGYNQLPNFSSSSSPMAIHHNHHHHHHHQNQNGSSSLMNLLQFSTKENSTITQLSPKGGGGGGGGDDGGYGFMWDMDLEENSFHDGGVIASNLNDMRFEVDNNTMVML, from the exons atgGGTCTTAGAGATATTGGTGCTTCATTGCCACCTGGGTTTCGGTTCTATCCAAGTGATGAAGAATTAGTTCTTCACTATCTTTACAAGAAGATCACAAATGAGGAAGTTCTCAAGGGTACTTTGATGGAAATTGATTTGCACACTTGTGAGCCATGGCAGCTTCCTG AGGTGGCTAAGCTCAATGCAAATGAATGGTACTTCTTCAGCTTCCGTGACCGCAAATACGCCACCGGGTTTCGCACCAATCGCGCCACGACATCTGGCTATTGGAAAGCGACCGGCAAGGATCGTACGGTTCTCGATCCCCTCACCCGCGAGGTCGTAGGGATGCGGAAGACTTTGGTGTTCTACAAGAATAGAGCCCCAAATGGCATCAAAACTGGTTGGATCATGCATGAGTTTCGCTTGGAGACCCCACACATGCCACCTAAG GAGGATTGGGTTTTGTGTAGAGTGTTTCACAAGGGCAAAACAGACAATAGTGCCAAACTAAGCCCACAATTCATGTATGAGGCCACACCTTCATCCCTAACTTtggcttcatcatcatcatccccaCCAACAAACCAAACAAATTGCAACAATTTGCATGTTATTGGGTATAACCAACTTCCcaatttctcatcatcatcatcaccaatgGCAATCcaccataatcatcatcatcatcatcatcatcaaaaccaAAACGGTTCTTCCTCTTTGATGAATCTCCTTCAATTTTCCACTAAGGAAAATAGTACCATTACTCAACTAAGTCCCAAAGGTGGtggtggcggcggcggcggcgacgACGGCGGCTATGGGTTCATGTGGGACATGGATCTTGAGGAAAATAGCTTCCATGATGGTGGGGTTATTGCATCAAACTTGAACGACATGAGATTTGAGGTTGATAATAACACTATGGTTATGTTGTAG